The segment ACATCAAGGCAGGGTGGGTATAATCCGCCATTCATTTTCGGCCATGCCAGGCCCATAAAGGATGCAAACCCATGGATGCACAACCCAAGGTTCTTCTCGTCATTCTGGACGGCTTCGGCATCTCGGACCGCGCGGACGGCAACGCCGTTCGCCTCGCCGCCCCCGAATTCATCGACCGCCTGTTCAGAGAGCGCCCCTTCACCAGCCTTTCCGCATCCGGCCTGAGCGTCGGCCTGCCCGCGGGCCAGATGGGCAACTCCGAGGTCGGCCATCTCAATATCGGCGCCGGTCGCGTCGTCTACCAGGACATTACGCGCATCGACCGCTCGATCGCCGACGGCTCCTTCTTCGAAAATCCCGTCCTGACCGGCCTCGTCGACGATGTGCGCGATGCCGGAAAGGCCCTGCACCTGCTCGGACTTCTCTCCGACGGCGGCGTCCACAGTCGGAACGACCAGCTGTACGCCTGCCTGAAGCTCGCCGCGAAGCGCGGTCTCAAGAACGTCTTCGTCCACGCCTTCATGGACGGCCGCGACACGTCGCCGACCAGCGGCGCCGGCTTCATGCGCGAGCTGGTCGAGCAGATGAAGAAGATCGGCGTCGGCAGGGTCGCGACCGTGGGCGGCAGATACTACGCGATGGATCGCGATCTCCGCTGGGAGCGCGTCGAAAAGGGCTATCAGGCGCTCGTGTACGGCACGGGCAACCGCGCCGCCGACCCCGTGACGGCGGTCGAAGCTTCGTATGCGGCCGGGGTGACCGATGAATTCATCGTCCCCGTCGTCATCGAAACCGACGGGAAGCCGACGGCCGTGATTTCCGACGGCGACGGCATCCTGGCGTTCAACTTCCGCGCCGACCGCATGCGTCAGATCACGCGCGCGTTCACCGAGGAAGGATTCGCCGATTTCCCGCGCAAAGAGATGAAGCTGAAATTCGCGAGCTTCACGCAGTATGCCGAGACGTTCGACGTGCCGGTCGCGTTCCCGCCACAGCGGCTTCCCGACACGCTCGGAGAAGTCCTCTCCCAGCGAGGCATTCCCCAGTTCCGCATCGCGGAAACCGAGAAATACGCGCACGTCACCTACTTCTTCAACGGAGGCGTCGAGCAGGCGCTTCCCCACGAGGAGCGACAACTGATTCCATCGCCGAAGGTGAAAACCTACGATCTCAAGCCGGAAATGTCGGCGTTCGAGGTGGGTGAGGCCCTGCTGGAAAAAATCCGCTTGCGCCGCTTCCCGTGCGTCGTCGTCAATTTTGCCAACTGCGACATGGTGGGCCACACCGGCATCATCGACGCGGCCGTGAAAGCCGTGACCACCGTCGATTGCGTGTTGTCGAAGGTCATCCCGGTCGCGTATGACCTCGGCTACGACTGCATCATCACCGCCGACCACGGAAACGCCGAACAGCTGATCGACCCGAAGACCGGCGGCCCGTTCACCGAGCATACCGTCAATCCCGTGCCGTTCTGCCTGTTGACGCGGCACTCGGCCGATCTCCGCAGCGGCGGCAGCCTGTGTGATATAGCTCCCACGATACTGGAGCTGCTCGGCGTTCCCCAGCCCGCCGCGATGGACGGCAAGTCTCTGTTGGTGCGGAAAAAGTGATGGATACGGGGGGCGCCGGGTCGGCACGCGGCATGCTGTTCATCATCTCCGGCCCGTCGGGAGTGGGAAAAACCGTGTTGTGCAACCGGATGATCGAGCGGTTTCCGAACATGGTCTACTCGATTTCCGCGACCTCCCGCGGACCGCGCGGGGGCGAGAGGGACGGCCAGGAGTATTTCTTCTATACACCGGAACGCTTCGAGGCCGAGATCAAAGAGGGCTTGTTCGCCGAGTGGGCCGTCGTGCATGGCAATTACTACGGAACGCCGCGGGCTTTTCTCGACCGCCAGCGTGATTCGGGGAGGCACGTTCTCCTCAACATCGACGTGCAGGGCGCCTTCAAGATTCGGAAGGTGTACCCCGAGGCCGTTCTTGTCTTCATCATGCCGCCCTCGATCGAGATTCTCGAAGATCGGCTTCGGAAGAGAAATATCGATTCCGAGACGGTTCTCCAGCAGAGGTTGAAGAACGCCCGCGAGGAGATGACGCACAGCGGCGAGTATGACCGCATCGTCGTGAACGACGATCTCGACGTCGCGACCGAATCTCTTGCCGTTCTTCTTGCCGACTACGTTCGGAGCACCCCCGACGTGAAACCCGGGAACTGACCCGTCCGGCCGCTGCCGATGCCCTTGCGGAGCCGCTTGACACCCCCCCGGCATTCGCCCGTATAATTCAAGAAACATCTTCACTTGGAGGCAGGTATGAACATTCGGAAAATGATGTGCTTCATCGCCGTGTTGATCGCCGTCATGTCGTGCGCGTCATGGGCCGCGGAACAGCAAATGCAGCCCCTCGACGTGAAACTCTCCATCATCGGCGGCCAGGTCAAACTGACGCGCGTCGGCAAGGTTCTCTCCGATGTCATCACCGCTGCATCCCCCCTGTTCGCCG is part of the Candidatus Ozemobacteraceae bacterium genome and harbors:
- the gpmI gene encoding 2,3-bisphosphoglycerate-independent phosphoglycerate mutase; this translates as MDAQPKVLLVILDGFGISDRADGNAVRLAAPEFIDRLFRERPFTSLSASGLSVGLPAGQMGNSEVGHLNIGAGRVVYQDITRIDRSIADGSFFENPVLTGLVDDVRDAGKALHLLGLLSDGGVHSRNDQLYACLKLAAKRGLKNVFVHAFMDGRDTSPTSGAGFMRELVEQMKKIGVGRVATVGGRYYAMDRDLRWERVEKGYQALVYGTGNRAADPVTAVEASYAAGVTDEFIVPVVIETDGKPTAVISDGDGILAFNFRADRMRQITRAFTEEGFADFPRKEMKLKFASFTQYAETFDVPVAFPPQRLPDTLGEVLSQRGIPQFRIAETEKYAHVTYFFNGGVEQALPHEERQLIPSPKVKTYDLKPEMSAFEVGEALLEKIRLRRFPCVVVNFANCDMVGHTGIIDAAVKAVTTVDCVLSKVIPVAYDLGYDCIITADHGNAEQLIDPKTGGPFTEHTVNPVPFCLLTRHSADLRSGGSLCDIAPTILELLGVPQPAAMDGKSLLVRKK
- the gmk gene encoding guanylate kinase; this encodes MDTGGAGSARGMLFIISGPSGVGKTVLCNRMIERFPNMVYSISATSRGPRGGERDGQEYFFYTPERFEAEIKEGLFAEWAVVHGNYYGTPRAFLDRQRDSGRHVLLNIDVQGAFKIRKVYPEAVLVFIMPPSIEILEDRLRKRNIDSETVLQQRLKNAREEMTHSGEYDRIVVNDDLDVATESLAVLLADYVRSTPDVKPGN